GGCAACGAACTCAAGGACTATCGCCACCATCACCTTGGACTGGTCGCTTCACTCGGACTCAACAAGGGAGTCGCGAACATTCTTGGCGTCAAGCTCAAGGGTTGGCCGGCATGGTTCATGCACCGCACGTACCACCTGATGCAGATTCCCACGGTGAACCGCAAGGCACGCATCGCGCTCGACTGGACGGCCGCTGCGTTCTTCCGCAGGGACTTGGTGTCCATGGGCAGGCTCCACGACCCACGCCGCGCCTTCGAAGAGGCAGCGGGATCGTGACTGGCAGGACCTGATTCGCCCTTAAGACGCCGACGCGATGGTGGGCTTGGACGCCCGGCCGACGCAGCAATCGGTGGGACACACGTCTTGCCACGGGCCAAGCGGGGTGAGCGCCTCACGGGTGAGGGGTTGCCCCTCGCCGACGACGTGGCGCTCCTGAACCAAGTCGATCAGGCCCTCCACAAAGCGCTGGTCAACGCCAACGGTGGGCACGCGAACGGCCGTGAGCCCGCGCGCTTCGCACGTCTCCATCGCCTCGTTGTCCAGGTCCCATGCGACCTCCATGTGGTCGCTGACAAAGCCAAGCGGGGAGATCACCAGCCCAGTAACGTCGGCCGGTAGGGCGTCGATCGCGAGATTGATGTCGGGCTCCAGCCACGGCACCCGTGGATCGCCGGAGCGCGACTGGTACACGAGGGACCAATCAACTCCAGGGAACTCATCCGCGATCGCATCCATGACGAGCGTCGCGACCGCGCGCTGCTGCGTGGCGTACCAACCGCCGCCAGCGTTCCATTCTTCGCCGCCACCAACCGGCACGGGAGTACCGTCCGGCAACGACTCCCTGGGACCGGACGAGTCGGCTGCGGCCGACGGGATCGAGTGGGTGGCGAACATGACGTGCGGGTTCGCGCCCTTGCCGTCAGTCGCAAGCGCCCGTAGGCCGTTTCGCACCGCGTCGATATTGGGGTTCACAAAGCCGGGGTGGTCGAAGTACTGGCGCACCTTGTCGAGCACGAGTTCGCCCTCGAGCCCCGCCTCTGCCAGGGCAGCGGCCAGATCCTCCCGGTAGGCGCGGCAACCGGAGTAGCTCGAGAACGCGGTGGTCACCAGCACGAGAACCCGCCTGTGCCCGTCGGCGTGGAGTTCCTTGAGTGCGTCGGTGAAGTACGGCTCCCAGAAGCGATTGCCCCAATAGACGGGCAAGCCGAGACCGCGCTTGGCTATCTCCCCCTCGAGTGCGACCTTGAGGTCCCTGTTTTGCTGGTTGATGGGGCTCACGCCGCCAAAATGCCGATAGTGGTGCGAGACCTCTTCGAGGCGCTCGTCAGGCACCCCGCGCCCGCGCGTCACGTTGCGCAGGTAGGGAATCACTTGCTCTTGACCCTCTGGGCCCCCGAATCCGGCGAGCAGGATGCAGTCGTACGCCGCCGGGGCGACCGTGCGCTGTGCCGCGGCGAGCGGCGGCAAGGTCTCGGTCATGCCGCCAACACCTCCACCGCTTCGGCCGTGGTGACGCGCTTGCCCGTGTAGAAGGGCAACTCGTGACGCACGTGCAGTCGGGCCTGTGTGTACCGCAGGTCACGCATCATGTCCACCAGTTCGGTGACGTCGTCGGCTTCCATGGGCAGCAGCCACTCGTAGTCGCCCAGGGCGAAGGCTGCCACCGTGTTGGCGATGACGCCCGTGAACTTGGCACCAGCGACGCCGTGCTCGCGCAGCATCTGGGAGCGCTCGTCCTCTGGCAGCAGGTACCACTCGTAAGACCGCACAAAGGGATAGACCGTGAGCCAGTCGCGAGCGCGTTCCCCTCGCAAGAAGCCAGGCACGTGCGCGCGGTTGAACTCCGCCGCCCTGTGGACCCCTGCCGCTGACCACGTCAGCGTCGTGTCCGCCAACAGCGAGGTCGCCCGCAAGTCTCGCAACGCCAACTGCAGGTCCTCCAGCCGCGGGCCGTGGAGCCACAGCATGATGGCGCCATCAGCACGCAGTCCCGAGACGTCGTACATTCCTCGCAGCGTCACGTCGTGATCGGCCAGATCGGCGATCGCGGCGTCGGCTTGCTCGACGATCTCCGCGAGTTCTTCGTCTGGTGCGTCAAGGAAGCCGTCAAGGACGGAGAACAGGGTGAAGCCCTCTGGCTGATCAGTCATGGTGTCAGTGTCTCTCTACCGGGCCGTTCAGGTGAAATCGGCGCTCTCGTCGGCCGCAACAATGGCTGCGAGCCCGCTCAGGCCAGCGGCTGAGCCCACCAGATGGACGCCGGGACGAGGTTGTCTGTCGGCGACGGCCGCTGGACTCGCGTCAGGCCATTCGACCT
The Demequina sp. TMPB413 DNA segment above includes these coding regions:
- a CDS encoding ferrochelatase, with protein sequence MTETLPPLAAAQRTVAPAAYDCILLAGFGGPEGQEQVIPYLRNVTRGRGVPDERLEEVSHHYRHFGGVSPINQQNRDLKVALEGEIAKRGLGLPVYWGNRFWEPYFTDALKELHADGHRRVLVLVTTAFSSYSGCRAYREDLAAALAEAGLEGELVLDKVRQYFDHPGFVNPNIDAVRNGLRALATDGKGANPHVMFATHSIPSAAADSSGPRESLPDGTPVPVGGGEEWNAGGGWYATQQRAVATLVMDAIADEFPGVDWSLVYQSRSGDPRVPWLEPDINLAIDALPADVTGLVISPLGFVSDHMEVAWDLDNEAMETCEARGLTAVRVPTVGVDQRFVEGLIDLVQERHVVGEGQPLTREALTPLGPWQDVCPTDCCVGRASKPTIASAS
- the hemQ gene encoding hydrogen peroxide-dependent heme synthase, producing MTDQPEGFTLFSVLDGFLDAPDEELAEIVEQADAAIADLADHDVTLRGMYDVSGLRADGAIMLWLHGPRLEDLQLALRDLRATSLLADTTLTWSAAGVHRAAEFNRAHVPGFLRGERARDWLTVYPFVRSYEWYLLPEDERSQMLREHGVAGAKFTGVIANTVAAFALGDYEWLLPMEADDVTELVDMMRDLRYTQARLHVRHELPFYTGKRVTTAEAVEVLAA